Proteins from a single region of Nakamurella alba:
- a CDS encoding acetamidase/formamidase family protein encodes MIPWNDEILQTGTGPVDGSVYLSCDPEQVLWGRLPCAADAPVLRIDPGTSVTVDTLSHEGILEDQGRDPRAWFGGHGVDPEQVLAEGIALAGSDRSHDPAVDGPHVVTGPIAVTGARPGDLLRMTLESTQLRVPYGVISNRHGKGALVGEYPAGPGNVSVFAAARRTADGDLGVLPLAAGSDREVTFPLRPFLGIMGVAVAEEQRPHSVPPGPHGGNIDINLLTAGSSLYLPVQVADALAYVGDPHFAQGDGEVSLTAMEASLRATVRFDVIPAEQAVAEFGELIGPLAETAEYLVPTGMDPDLDVAVQNCVRAAIALLQARFGMDAVHAYAYLSAATDFDISQVVDIVKGVHARIRVEDFRR; translated from the coding sequence ATGATCCCCTGGAACGACGAGATCCTGCAGACCGGAACGGGTCCGGTCGACGGATCGGTGTACCTGTCCTGTGATCCGGAGCAGGTGCTGTGGGGGCGGCTGCCCTGCGCGGCCGACGCCCCCGTGCTGCGGATCGACCCCGGCACCTCGGTGACCGTCGACACGCTCAGCCACGAGGGCATTCTCGAGGACCAGGGGCGGGACCCGCGGGCCTGGTTCGGCGGGCACGGGGTCGACCCGGAGCAGGTGCTCGCCGAGGGGATCGCGCTGGCCGGTTCCGACCGGTCGCACGACCCCGCCGTCGACGGTCCGCACGTGGTGACCGGCCCGATCGCCGTCACCGGTGCGCGGCCCGGGGACCTGCTGCGGATGACGCTGGAGTCGACGCAGCTGCGGGTGCCGTACGGGGTGATCTCCAACCGGCACGGCAAGGGTGCACTGGTCGGCGAGTACCCGGCAGGCCCGGGCAATGTCAGCGTCTTCGCCGCCGCCCGGCGCACCGCCGACGGTGATCTGGGGGTGCTGCCGCTGGCCGCCGGCTCCGACCGTGAGGTGACGTTCCCGCTGCGGCCGTTCCTCGGGATCATGGGCGTGGCGGTCGCGGAAGAGCAGCGCCCGCACTCGGTCCCGCCCGGGCCGCACGGCGGCAACATCGACATCAACCTGCTGACCGCGGGCTCGTCCCTCTACCTGCCGGTGCAGGTGGCGGATGCCCTGGCCTACGTCGGTGACCCGCACTTCGCGCAGGGAGACGGCGAGGTGTCGCTCACCGCCATGGAGGCGTCCCTGCGCGCGACGGTCCGCTTCGACGTGATCCCCGCCGAGCAGGCGGTCGCCGAGTTCGGCGAGTTGATCGGCCCCCTCGCCGAGACGGCCGAGTACCTGGTGCCGACCGGGATGGACCCGGACCTGGACGTCGCCGTGCAGAACTGCGTCCGGGCGGCGATCGCCCTGCTGCAGGCCAGGTTCGGGATGGACGCCGTGCATGCCTACGCGTACCTGTCCGCCGCCACCGACTTCGACATCTCGCAGGTGGTCGACATCGTCAAGGGCGTGCACGCCCGGATCCGCGTCGAGGACTTCCGGAGGTGA
- a CDS encoding FadR/GntR family transcriptional regulator: MSESVPGAAVPVIRRPRSVSGEIGAYLEQLIATELTPGDKLPTERELAERLAVSRTSVREALHALERRRVVDRRPGRGTIVLPPDARAQDLAELMDDVADGRRERADVAELRLVIEPRIAGLAAARATDTDLAQLERILTDSHAGLSPDESLALDRDFHVQLATASGNPLLVTLCDLVSGWTADVRRRSHATRAGRRSSVEGHRAILAAVAVHDAGAAEAAMTRHLQDVAQLVEPAADPTARGDR; this comes from the coding sequence GTGAGTGAGTCCGTGCCCGGCGCCGCCGTCCCGGTGATCCGGCGCCCGCGGTCGGTCAGCGGGGAGATCGGCGCCTACCTCGAGCAGCTCATCGCCACCGAGCTGACACCGGGCGACAAGTTGCCCACCGAAAGGGAACTCGCCGAACGGCTGGCGGTGTCCCGGACCTCGGTGCGCGAGGCGTTGCACGCCCTGGAACGGCGCCGGGTGGTGGACCGGCGGCCGGGTCGCGGCACCATCGTGCTGCCGCCCGATGCCCGCGCCCAGGACCTCGCCGAGCTGATGGACGACGTCGCCGACGGCCGCCGGGAACGGGCCGACGTCGCCGAGCTCCGACTGGTGATCGAACCGCGGATCGCGGGCCTGGCCGCAGCCCGGGCGACCGACACCGATCTCGCGCAGCTCGAGCGGATCCTCACCGACTCGCACGCCGGCCTCTCGCCGGACGAATCACTGGCCCTGGACCGGGACTTCCACGTGCAACTGGCGACCGCGAGCGGCAACCCGCTGCTGGTCACCTTGTGCGACCTGGTCAGCGGGTGGACCGCCGACGTCCGGCGGCGGTCGCACGCCACCCGGGCGGGGCGCCGGTCCAGCGTCGAGGGCCACCGTGCGATCCTGGCGGCCGTCGCGGTGCACGACGCCGGGGCCGCCGAGGCCGCGATGACCCGGCACCTGCAGGACGTCGCCCAGCTGGTCGAACCGGCTGCTGATCCCACCGCCCGAGGAGACCGATGA